Proteins from one Nitrospirae bacterium CG2_30_53_67 genomic window:
- a CDS encoding multidrug transporter, with translation MRRKIVVILGVFVFMGGCTLAPKYTQPLAPIPDQWPQGSAYEKAQAASGAAKIPELSRQEFFTDPKLQKIIEMALNNNRDLRVAALNVERARALYGVQRAELFPSVNGTATGSKQRTPANVMGFPQALTIERYDVKLGISSWELDFFGRIRSLKDRALETYLATDEARRSAQIALVSEVARVYLTLAADRENLKLARSALETQQDAYGLVQKRYDVGVASGLDLNRAQITLDTARGDAARYTQLEAQDQNALNLLAGTPAPEELLPADLESITPPREISPGLSSEALLRRPDIMAAEHQLKGAYAFIGAARAAFFPRISLTTSVGTASDELSGLFGSGTEAWSFTPQITAPIFDARTWAAYRISKTDREIALAQYEKTIQTAFREAADALAVQGGINQQVSAQQSLVDAVAETYRLSSQRYAKGIDSYLGVLEAERSLYAAQQGLVTLRLAKFANQVRMYAVLGGGGE, from the coding sequence ATGAGAAGAAAGATAGTAGTTATACTGGGCGTGTTCGTTTTCATGGGCGGCTGTACCCTGGCCCCGAAATATACCCAGCCCTTGGCGCCGATCCCGGACCAGTGGCCGCAGGGATCGGCCTACGAGAAGGCGCAGGCGGCCTCCGGAGCAGCGAAAATCCCGGAGCTCTCGCGGCAGGAGTTTTTCACCGACCCAAAACTGCAAAAGATTATCGAGATGGCTCTGAACAACAATCGAGATCTGCGGGTCGCCGCCCTGAACGTGGAAAGGGCGCGGGCCCTGTACGGCGTACAACGGGCCGAGCTGTTCCCGTCGGTCAATGGGACGGCAACGGGAAGCAAACAACGGACCCCTGCCAATGTCATGGGTTTCCCGCAAGCATTGACCATCGAGCGGTATGATGTCAAGCTTGGTATCAGCTCATGGGAGCTTGACTTTTTCGGCCGTATCCGCAGCCTCAAAGACCGGGCCCTGGAGACGTATCTGGCCACGGATGAGGCCCGCCGCAGCGCACAGATTGCCCTGGTCTCCGAGGTGGCCAGGGTTTACCTGACCCTTGCCGCCGACCGGGAAAATCTCAAACTGGCCCGGTCCGCCCTGGAGACCCAACAGGACGCATACGGTTTAGTTCAAAAGCGATATGACGTTGGTGTCGCGTCTGGACTGGATCTGAATCGGGCGCAAATCACACTGGATACGGCTCGGGGAGATGCCGCCCGCTACACGCAACTGGAGGCCCAGGACCAAAACGCTTTGAACCTTCTGGCCGGCACACCGGCGCCGGAGGAACTGCTGCCGGCGGACCTGGAGAGCATCACTCCGCCCCGGGAGATTTCGCCGGGGCTCTCCTCCGAGGCGCTGTTGCGACGGCCGGATATCATGGCGGCGGAACATCAACTGAAAGGGGCCTACGCCTTTATCGGCGCGGCCAGGGCGGCATTTTTTCCCCGCATTTCTCTGACGACCTCAGTGGGAACCGCAAGCGACGAGCTGTCCGGTCTTTTCGGCTCCGGGACCGAGGCATGGAGCTTCACCCCGCAGATCACGGCGCCGATTTTTGATGCCCGGACCTGGGCCGCGTACAGGATCAGCAAGACGGATCGGGAAATCGCCCTGGCCCAATATGAGAAGACCATCCAGACGGCCTTCAGGGAGGCGGCCGATGCCCTTGCCGTGCAGGGCGGCATCAATCAGCAGGTCTCGGCGCAGCAATCTCTCGTGGATGCGGTCGCAGAAACCTATCGCCTCTCAAGTCAACGCTATGCCAAGGGGATTGACAGCTACCTCGGTGTCCTGGAGGCTGAGCGATCCCTCTATGCGGCGCAGCAGGGGCTTGTCACCCTCCGTCTGGCCAAGTTC
- a CDS encoding multidrug efflux RND transporter permease yields the protein MLSKFFLDRPVFAWVIAIVMMTAGGLAIYKMPVSQYPPIAPPSIAIDAFFPGASGETVENTVTQIIEQKMTGLDDMLYLSGTSSSSGASRVEMTFAPGTNPDVAWSKVQNKLQLAMASLPDVVQRSGVMVSKSTRNYLIIVGLISEDGSMDGDDLRDYAQSNLEMILSRVPGVGEVQNFGSQYAMRVWINPDKLTNYRLTMEDVILALRAYNVEVSAGQFGGAPAGKGQRLNAAIIVQHLLKTPEEFAAIPILTNPDGSVVRIKDIGRTELGAERYDVAANYNGKPSAAMAIRQAAGANALDTADAVKKKLKEMSRYFPPGMKVIYPYDTTPFTQVAIEEVVKTLFEAVLLVFLIMYLFMGNIRATLIPTIAVPVVLLGAFAVLGAFGFSINMLTMFAMVLAIGLLVDDAIVVVENVERIMAEEGLLPKEATAKSMDQITSALVGIGLVLSAVFGPMAFFQGSTGVLYRQFSVTIIASMLLSVLVALILTPVLCASFLKPIPAGHEPSDNAVFFLRPFFRRFDRIFFRVRDLYVGVVHGSFSKRLRYLIIYLLIVTAVGFLFHRMPTSYIPDEDQGILLVQAMLPSGSTLEQTEAVMKKVRDHFLDHEKEGVESLITVAGMSFGGQGQNMALGFAKLKDWKLRRQPDLKVKAIAGRAMGAFSRIKEGMVFAFPPPPVIELGMATGFDFQLQDRGGLGHEKLMAARNQLLGMAMQDPLLVRVRPNGMEDVPEYRIDVDWEKAGALGVPITSIHNTIAAAFGSAYVNDFIQAGRVKKVYAQADAPYRMLPRDLEKLYVRNTVGGMVPFSSFASGRWAMGTPKLERYNAFPSINIWGEPAPGHSTGEAMAAMEEIVSKLPQGIGFDWTGLSYQERMATAQGPILYAFSIFVIFLCVAALYESWTIPFVNMLMLPLGVFGAILAASLRGLPNDVYFQIGFLTTLGLSTKNAILIIQFIKERMRHGGSLIDATLGAVKIRFRPVIMTSLAFFFGTLPLAIAAGAGAGAMNAIGTAVTGGMLSATFIDLIFIPIFFVLVSRIFKRKPRGGTPEHPIESTGPQEAR from the coding sequence ATGTTATCCAAATTCTTTCTGGACCGGCCGGTCTTCGCCTGGGTCATCGCCATCGTCATGATGACGGCCGGCGGGCTTGCGATCTACAAAATGCCCGTATCGCAGTATCCCCCCATTGCCCCGCCTTCCATCGCCATCGATGCCTTTTTCCCCGGGGCCTCGGGCGAGACCGTGGAAAACACCGTGACCCAGATCATCGAACAGAAGATGACCGGCCTGGACGATATGCTCTACCTCTCCGGGACCAGTTCTTCGTCCGGCGCCTCTCGGGTCGAGATGACCTTTGCCCCGGGGACCAATCCGGATGTCGCCTGGTCCAAGGTGCAGAACAAGCTGCAGCTTGCCATGGCCAGCCTGCCTGATGTGGTACAGCGCTCCGGCGTCATGGTCAGCAAATCAACCCGAAACTACCTGATCATCGTCGGGCTGATCTCGGAAGACGGCAGCATGGACGGCGATGACCTGCGGGACTATGCCCAGTCCAATCTGGAAATGATCCTCTCCCGGGTGCCGGGGGTGGGGGAGGTACAAAATTTCGGATCCCAGTATGCCATGCGGGTCTGGATCAACCCCGATAAGCTGACCAACTACCGCCTGACGATGGAAGATGTCATCCTGGCGCTCAGGGCCTATAACGTGGAGGTCTCGGCCGGTCAGTTCGGCGGGGCGCCGGCCGGCAAAGGCCAGCGCCTGAACGCCGCCATCATCGTCCAGCATCTGCTTAAGACCCCGGAGGAGTTCGCCGCCATTCCCATTCTCACCAACCCGGACGGCTCGGTGGTCCGCATCAAGGACATCGGACGGACGGAACTGGGGGCCGAGCGTTACGATGTCGCAGCCAATTACAACGGCAAACCCTCCGCCGCCATGGCCATCCGTCAGGCTGCCGGCGCCAATGCCCTGGATACGGCCGATGCCGTCAAAAAGAAACTAAAAGAGATGAGCCGCTATTTCCCCCCCGGCATGAAGGTGATTTATCCCTACGATACCACCCCCTTCACCCAGGTGGCCATCGAGGAGGTGGTCAAGACCCTTTTTGAAGCGGTCCTGCTGGTCTTTTTGATCATGTATCTTTTCATGGGCAACATCCGGGCCACCCTCATCCCCACCATCGCCGTGCCGGTGGTGCTGCTCGGGGCCTTCGCGGTCTTAGGGGCCTTCGGGTTCTCCATCAACATGTTGACCATGTTCGCCATGGTGCTGGCCATCGGCCTCCTGGTGGATGACGCCATCGTAGTGGTGGAGAACGTGGAGCGGATCATGGCCGAGGAGGGGCTTTTGCCCAAGGAGGCCACGGCAAAGTCCATGGACCAGATCACCAGCGCCCTGGTCGGCATCGGGCTGGTCCTCTCGGCGGTCTTCGGCCCCATGGCTTTTTTCCAGGGCTCCACCGGGGTTCTCTACCGCCAGTTTTCCGTCACCATCATCGCTTCCATGCTCCTTTCGGTCCTCGTGGCCCTGATCCTGACCCCGGTCCTCTGCGCCTCGTTTCTTAAACCGATACCAGCCGGGCATGAACCGTCGGATAACGCGGTCTTTTTTCTGCGCCCCTTTTTCAGGCGGTTTGACCGGATCTTTTTTCGGGTCAGAGACCTCTATGTAGGAGTCGTTCATGGCTCCTTCTCAAAGAGATTACGTTACCTAATTATCTATCTTTTGATCGTGACGGCCGTAGGGTTTTTGTTTCACCGGATGCCCACATCCTATATCCCGGATGAAGATCAGGGAATTCTACTGGTCCAGGCCATGCTTCCGTCGGGGTCCACCCTGGAGCAGACCGAGGCGGTCATGAAAAAAGTGAGGGACCATTTCCTCGATCATGAAAAAGAAGGGGTTGAATCCCTCATTACCGTTGCAGGGATGAGTTTTGGCGGCCAAGGGCAGAACATGGCCCTGGGCTTTGCCAAACTCAAGGATTGGAAGCTCCGCCGCCAGCCGGATCTGAAGGTCAAGGCCATCGCCGGCAGGGCCATGGGGGCCTTTTCCCGGATAAAAGAGGGCATGGTTTTCGCCTTCCCGCCGCCCCCGGTCATCGAACTGGGGATGGCCACCGGGTTTGATTTCCAGTTGCAGGACCGCGGCGGCCTGGGGCACGAAAAACTGATGGCGGCCCGCAATCAGCTCCTCGGCATGGCCATGCAGGATCCGCTGCTGGTCAGGGTCCGGCCCAACGGCATGGAGGACGTGCCCGAATACCGGATTGACGTGGATTGGGAAAAGGCCGGCGCCCTCGGCGTTCCGATCACCTCCATCCACAACACCATCGCTGCGGCCTTCGGCAGCGCCTATGTCAACGACTTCATTCAGGCCGGCCGGGTCAAAAAAGTCTATGCCCAGGCGGATGCCCCTTATCGCATGCTGCCCCGGGATCTGGAAAAACTCTATGTGCGTAACACCGTGGGCGGGATGGTTCCCTTCTCTTCCTTTGCCTCCGGCAGATGGGCCATGGGTACTCCCAAGCTCGAGCGCTACAACGCCTTTCCTTCCATCAACATCTGGGGCGAGCCGGCGCCGGGCCACAGCACCGGCGAGGCCATGGCCGCCATGGAGGAAATCGTCTCGAAGCTGCCCCAGGGGATCGGCTTTGACTGGACCGGGCTCTCCTATCAGGAGCGGATGGCAACGGCCCAGGGTCCGATTCTCTACGCCTTTTCCATCTTTGTGATCTTCCTTTGTGTGGCCGCCCTGTATGAAAGCTGGACCATCCCCTTTGTCAATATGTTGATGCTGCCGCTGGGTGTCTTCGGCGCGATACTGGCCGCTTCACTACGGGGGCTGCCCAATGATGTCTACTTCCAGATCGGGTTCCTGACCACCCTCGGTCTTTCGACGAAAAATGCCATCCTGATCATTCAGTTCATCAAGGAACGGATGAGGCATGGAGGGAGCCTTATTGATGCAACGCTTGGCGCCGTCAAAATCCGATTCCGGCCTGTCATCATGACCTCCCTGGCTTTTTTCTTCGGCACCCTGCCGCTGGCCATCGCCGCCGGCGCCGGCGCCGGCGCAATGAATGCCATCGGCACGGCTGTCACCGGCGGGATGCTCTCCGCCACATTCATTGATCTGATTTTTATCCCGATCTTCTTTGTCCTTGTCTCACGAATATTCAAAAGGAAACCAAGAGGGGGAACCCCTGAACACCCTATTGAATCCACCGGCCCTCAGGAGGCGCGTTAA